The following are encoded in a window of Arthrobacter woluwensis genomic DNA:
- a CDS encoding carbohydrate ABC transporter permease, whose translation MSTQTLLTPETHATDGERGKDRVRTPRVRMERVNWPATVLLLLCAVTVLLPLYVTLSMAFKTGAQAVDGNAFSLPAPFSVDGFVQAWNLTSFPVGAGVSLLVTAGTVLLTIVLSAFTSYAIVRNWDRKVFRYSFYYLLAAMFIPFPVVALPQIQLTGLLHLDNPLGVILLASMFQLSFSVLLFTAFLRSIPLELEESARIDGASTWVTFWRIIFPLLAPMSATVGIFAFLYAWNDFMMPSLIISDPALQTLPVRQNLFQTQFSNNYNVSFASYLMAMAPAIVAYLFTQRWVMAGVTQGAVKG comes from the coding sequence ATGTCGACGCAGACGCTTCTCACCCCCGAGACCCACGCCACCGACGGCGAGCGCGGCAAGGACCGTGTCCGCACGCCCCGCGTCCGCATGGAGCGGGTCAACTGGCCCGCCACCGTCCTGCTCCTGCTCTGCGCGGTCACCGTGCTCCTGCCGCTCTACGTCACCCTCTCGATGGCGTTCAAGACCGGGGCGCAGGCCGTGGACGGCAACGCCTTCTCCCTGCCCGCGCCCTTCTCGGTCGACGGCTTCGTGCAGGCCTGGAACCTGACGAGCTTCCCCGTCGGGGCAGGCGTCAGCCTCCTGGTGACGGCCGGCACCGTGCTGCTCACCATCGTGCTCTCGGCGTTCACGTCGTACGCGATCGTGCGCAACTGGGACCGCAAGGTGTTCCGTTACTCGTTCTACTACCTGCTGGCCGCGATGTTCATCCCGTTCCCGGTGGTGGCGCTGCCGCAGATCCAGCTCACCGGGCTCCTGCACCTGGACAACCCGCTCGGTGTCATCCTGCTGGCCAGCATGTTCCAGCTGAGCTTCAGCGTGCTGCTGTTCACCGCCTTCCTCCGATCGATCCCGCTCGAGCTCGAGGAGAGCGCCCGGATCGACGGGGCGAGCACCTGGGTGACGTTCTGGCGCATCATCTTCCCGCTGCTCGCCCCCATGAGCGCCACGGTGGGCATCTTCGCGTTCCTGTACGCCTGGAACGACTTCATGATGCCGTCCCTCATCATCTCGGATCCGGCGCTGCAGACCCTTCCGGTTCGGCAGAACCTGTTCCAGACTCAATTCAGCAATAACTACAACGTGTCCTTCGCGTCCTACCTCATGGCGATGGCCCCCGCGATCGTCGCCTACCTGTTCACGCAGCGCTGGGTCATGGCGGGCGTCACCCAGGGCGCCGTCAAGGGCTGA
- a CDS encoding carbohydrate ABC transporter permease, with product MSTSTSAAGRTVRRGRRRVEPVYWLFLLPSLVLFTLAITVPGIIGITFSFTDSIGVGDWSFNGLTNYIALFSDPAILQSYLFTFGFSIVTVLVVNVIAFLLAIGLTARIRFKTGLRTVFVIPMVISGIIIAYVFNFLFSNSLPAVGSATGVTWLQTSLLANPDLAWVAIVAVTAWQAIPGTLLIYIAGLLSVPGDVYEAADLDGASKTQQLLRVTMPLVAGYVVINVILGFKGFLNAYDIIKGLTDGGPGTSTRSIAMSIIAGFNGGDYGYQMANATIFFVVAVLISLLQLSLTRGRNAL from the coding sequence ATGAGCACCTCCACCAGCGCCGCGGGGCGCACGGTCCGGCGCGGCCGCCGTCGCGTCGAACCCGTCTACTGGCTCTTCCTGCTGCCGAGCCTCGTCCTGTTCACCCTGGCCATCACAGTGCCCGGCATCATCGGCATCACGTTCAGCTTCACCGACTCCATCGGCGTCGGCGACTGGAGCTTCAACGGCCTGACCAACTACATCGCCTTGTTCAGCGACCCGGCCATCCTCCAGAGTTACCTGTTCACGTTCGGCTTCTCGATCGTGACCGTCCTCGTGGTCAACGTGATCGCCTTCCTCCTGGCGATCGGGCTCACGGCCCGCATCCGGTTCAAGACCGGGCTCCGCACCGTCTTCGTGATCCCGATGGTCATCTCCGGCATCATCATCGCGTACGTCTTCAACTTCCTGTTCTCGAACTCGCTGCCCGCCGTCGGCTCGGCCACGGGCGTGACCTGGCTGCAGACGAGCCTGCTCGCCAATCCGGACCTCGCCTGGGTGGCGATCGTGGCCGTCACCGCCTGGCAGGCCATCCCCGGCACGCTGCTCATCTACATCGCCGGACTCCTCTCGGTCCCGGGCGACGTCTACGAAGCGGCCGATCTGGACGGGGCGAGCAAGACGCAGCAGCTCCTGCGGGTGACCATGCCGCTCGTGGCCGGCTACGTGGTCATCAACGTCATCCTCGGCTTCAAGGGATTCCTGAACGCCTACGACATCATCAAGGGCCTCACCGACGGCGGGCCAGGCACCTCGACCCGCAGCATCGCCATGAGCATCATCGCCGGTTTCAACGGCGGCGACTACGGCTACCAGATGGCCAACGCGACGATCTTCTTCGTCGTCGCGGTCCTCATCTCCCTGCTCCAGCTCTCGCTGACCCGCGGAAGGAACGCACTCTGA
- a CDS encoding ABC transporter substrate-binding protein: MSVKPTRAKRAAGLALSLALLGGLLSGCASDGGTETIRFTFSKREAIPFMTKMVNEYNASQDKTRVVLDTSGVDVVSASFVRGNPPDLMLANYNTEVSRFIDRCALSDLSGTAAAGQIREDYQPLLDQYGHCEGRQSALPYSVMASSVIYDKKIFAAHGIAVPKTWDQLLAACEALKTAGVTPFQATIMDNWTVGQGWFDYAVGGSLDVVDFYQRLAAEGDTVGTTSKTSFSQAFAAPMARMQQLLKYTNKNASSQTYGDGNLAFAQGKAAMYLQGPWAFSEIAKTAPDLELGTFPLPMTNDEKDLAVRVNLDLAAMVPQASKHQEAARAFLDYLYKPEHIQAYNDSQLGFTPLKGAAPPKDPRVAGMIPYVDQGKVYQGPSVLIPKTIPVFNYAQAIALGAQPEATLRTLDADWARLAFRAPAPKEKTK, translated from the coding sequence GTGTCTGTGAAACCGACACGGGCCAAGCGCGCGGCGGGGCTGGCGTTGAGCCTCGCCCTGCTGGGCGGCCTGCTCTCAGGGTGTGCGAGCGACGGCGGGACGGAGACCATCCGTTTCACGTTCAGCAAGCGCGAAGCGATTCCCTTCATGACCAAGATGGTGAACGAGTACAACGCCTCGCAGGACAAGACGCGCGTCGTGCTGGACACCTCCGGCGTCGACGTGGTCTCGGCGAGTTTCGTCCGCGGGAACCCGCCGGATCTGATGCTGGCGAACTACAACACCGAGGTCTCACGGTTCATCGACCGCTGCGCGCTCAGCGATCTGAGCGGCACGGCCGCCGCGGGGCAGATCCGCGAGGACTACCAGCCCCTGCTTGATCAGTACGGCCACTGCGAGGGACGGCAGAGCGCACTCCCCTACTCCGTCATGGCGTCCTCGGTCATCTACGACAAGAAGATCTTCGCCGCCCATGGCATCGCCGTGCCGAAGACCTGGGACCAGCTCCTCGCCGCCTGCGAGGCCCTCAAGACCGCCGGCGTCACGCCGTTCCAGGCCACCATCATGGACAACTGGACGGTCGGCCAAGGCTGGTTCGACTACGCCGTGGGCGGCTCGCTCGATGTCGTGGACTTCTACCAGCGCCTCGCCGCCGAAGGCGACACGGTGGGCACGACGTCGAAGACGTCCTTCTCCCAGGCCTTCGCCGCGCCGATGGCCCGGATGCAGCAGCTCCTGAAATACACCAACAAGAACGCCTCCAGCCAGACCTACGGCGACGGCAACCTCGCCTTCGCGCAGGGCAAGGCGGCCATGTACCTGCAAGGGCCGTGGGCGTTCAGCGAGATCGCCAAGACGGCGCCCGATCTGGAGCTCGGCACCTTCCCGCTGCCGATGACGAACGACGAGAAGGACCTGGCCGTGCGGGTCAATCTGGACCTCGCCGCCATGGTGCCCCAGGCCTCGAAGCACCAGGAGGCCGCCCGGGCGTTCCTGGACTACCTCTACAAGCCCGAGCACATCCAGGCGTACAACGACTCCCAGCTGGGTTTCACCCCGCTCAAGGGCGCCGCGCCGCCGAAGGATCCCCGGGTCGCCGGGATGATCCCCTACGTCGACCAGGGCAAGGTCTACCAGGGCCCCTCGGTCCTCATCCCGAAGACCATCCCGGTCTTCAACTACGCCCAGGCGATCGCCCTCGGCGCCCAGCCCGAAGCCACCCTGCGCACCCTCGACGCCGACTGGGCGCGCCTCGCGTTCCGGGCGCCGGCCCCGAAGGAGAAGACGAAATGA
- a CDS encoding ROK family protein: MMSETAPSTQVVRRINARAMLQAMRGAGVLTGTELMAGTGLSRATVISICDELVRLGWLRELENQRDAGDYVKGRPARRFVFDDRAASVLGIDIGAHKITAIVADMAGTPLSQVTLPFRADNIAADERADVLDRLAAQALADAGITADSVLAVAVGVAAPVGRDGNVLTVQEFWRSFDVRAIVSERHGWHVLLENDANLAALAERWIGVARGIDNLAVMLAGDRLGSGVLESGRLLHGQLGGFGELGYLEHLDGVGDTHGIAHHVAEWAREALDDGEDTALRALCGGDPSALSAEMVFSAAADGDATAVGILDRVARRMARVIGALSTMVNPEAVVIAGAVAESAGVLLPGIERELPRYTHTPPRVLASSLGEGVVSLGAVRHALDYVEENALDVYPASLRAGSSERA; the protein is encoded by the coding sequence ATGATGAGCGAGACCGCGCCTTCGACCCAGGTGGTGCGCAGGATCAACGCGCGGGCCATGCTCCAGGCCATGCGCGGAGCCGGGGTCCTCACCGGGACCGAGCTCATGGCGGGAACCGGTCTGTCCCGTGCCACCGTCATCTCGATCTGCGATGAACTCGTGCGGCTCGGCTGGCTCCGGGAGCTGGAGAACCAGCGGGACGCGGGCGACTACGTCAAGGGGCGGCCTGCACGTCGTTTCGTGTTCGACGACCGCGCCGCGAGCGTGCTCGGCATCGACATCGGCGCCCACAAGATCACCGCCATCGTCGCCGACATGGCCGGCACGCCCCTGTCCCAGGTGACCCTCCCGTTCCGCGCCGACAACATCGCCGCCGACGAACGGGCCGACGTCCTGGACCGCCTCGCCGCGCAGGCGCTCGCCGACGCGGGCATCACCGCGGACTCCGTGCTCGCGGTCGCGGTCGGCGTGGCCGCTCCCGTCGGCCGGGACGGGAACGTCCTCACTGTGCAGGAGTTCTGGCGGTCCTTCGACGTCCGGGCGATCGTCTCCGAACGCCACGGCTGGCACGTGCTTCTCGAGAACGACGCCAATCTCGCCGCGCTCGCGGAACGCTGGATCGGCGTCGCGCGGGGCATCGACAACCTCGCCGTCATGCTCGCCGGGGACCGTCTCGGGTCCGGTGTGCTCGAATCCGGCCGCCTCCTGCACGGGCAGCTCGGCGGCTTCGGCGAACTCGGCTACCTGGAACACCTCGACGGGGTCGGCGACACGCACGGCATCGCGCATCACGTGGCGGAGTGGGCGCGGGAGGCGCTCGACGACGGCGAGGACACCGCCCTGCGTGCCCTCTGCGGCGGGGATCCCTCCGCCCTGAGCGCGGAAATGGTGTTCTCGGCCGCGGCGGACGGCGACGCGACCGCCGTCGGGATCCTCGACAGGGTGGCCCGGCGGATGGCCCGCGTCATCGGTGCGCTGAGCACCATGGTGAACCCGGAGGCCGTGGTCATCGCGGGCGCCGTGGCCGAGTCGGCGGGGGTCCTGCTGCCGGGCATCGAGCGGGAGCTGCCGCGCTACACCCACACCCCGCCCCGGGTGCTCGCCTCCTCGCTGGGGGAGGGCGTCGTGTCCCTCGGAGCCGTCCGCCACGCCCTCGATTACGTCGAGGAGAACGCGCTGGACGTGTACCCTGCGTCGCTGCGCGCGGGCTCGTCGGAGCGCGCCTGA
- the murA gene encoding UDP-N-acetylglucosamine 1-carboxyvinyltransferase → MSSVLTIRGGVPLSGKVSVRGAKNLVPKAMVAALLGSEPSVLRNVPEIKDVEVVTSLLQLHGVTVVKDPVTGDLSLDPANARNASHTEIDAHAGDSRIPILLCGPLIHAIGAAFIPDLGGCRIGDRPIDFHLAVLRKFGAVVEKTGNGIHLSAPEGLKGAKITLDYPSVGATEQVLLSATRAEGITELRGAAMEPEVVDLIAVLQKMGAIISIQTDRTIRIEGVSELRGYDHRALPDRNETASWASAALVTQGDIFVEGAAQHDMMTFLNTYRKVGGGMDIMDEGIRFYHPGGKLNPLVLETDVHPGFMTDWQQPLVVALTQADGVSIVHETVYENRFGFTQALTRMGASIQLHRECLGSVPCRFGQRNFLHSAVISGSTPLVGRDIDVPDLRGGFSHLIAAFAATGVSRVTGTEVIQRGYERFTEKIAGLGADFELTGA, encoded by the coding sequence ATGAGTAGTGTGCTGACCATCCGGGGCGGGGTTCCGCTCAGTGGCAAGGTTTCCGTGCGGGGCGCCAAGAACCTGGTGCCCAAGGCGATGGTCGCGGCACTGCTCGGCAGCGAGCCCTCCGTGCTCCGCAACGTCCCGGAGATCAAGGACGTCGAGGTCGTCACCAGCCTGCTCCAGCTGCACGGCGTGACGGTGGTGAAGGACCCGGTGACCGGGGACCTGAGCCTGGACCCGGCAAACGCCCGGAACGCCTCGCACACCGAGATCGACGCGCACGCCGGTGACTCCCGCATCCCGATCCTGCTCTGCGGACCGCTCATCCACGCGATCGGCGCGGCCTTCATCCCGGACCTGGGCGGCTGCCGCATCGGCGACCGGCCCATCGACTTCCACCTGGCCGTGCTCCGCAAGTTCGGCGCCGTGGTGGAGAAGACCGGCAACGGCATCCACCTCTCCGCGCCGGAAGGCCTCAAGGGCGCCAAGATCACCCTCGACTACCCGAGCGTCGGCGCCACCGAGCAGGTCCTGCTCTCCGCCACCCGCGCCGAGGGCATCACCGAGCTGCGGGGCGCCGCCATGGAGCCCGAGGTGGTGGACCTCATCGCGGTGCTCCAGAAGATGGGCGCCATCATCAGCATCCAGACGGACCGGACGATCCGGATCGAAGGCGTCTCCGAGCTGCGCGGCTACGATCACCGAGCACTCCCGGACCGCAACGAGACGGCCTCCTGGGCCTCCGCCGCGCTCGTGACCCAGGGCGACATCTTCGTCGAGGGCGCCGCTCAGCACGACATGATGACCTTCCTGAACACCTACCGGAAGGTGGGCGGCGGCATGGACATCATGGACGAGGGCATCCGCTTCTACCACCCCGGCGGCAAGCTGAACCCGCTCGTGCTCGAGACCGATGTGCACCCCGGATTCATGACCGACTGGCAGCAGCCTCTCGTCGTGGCCCTGACCCAGGCGGACGGTGTCTCGATCGTGCACGAGACCGTCTATGAGAACCGCTTCGGCTTCACCCAGGCCCTCACCCGCATGGGCGCGAGCATCCAGCTGCACCGTGAATGCCTCGGCAGTGTGCCGTGCCGCTTCGGGCAGCGGAACTTCCTGCACTCGGCCGTCATCTCCGGCTCCACGCCGCTCGTGGGACGGGACATCGACGTCCCGGATCTGCGGGGCGGCTTCAGCCACCTGATCGCGGCCTTCGCCGCCACGGGCGTCTCCCGCGTCACCGGCACCGAGGTGATCCAGCGCGGTTACGAGCGTTTTACCGAGAAGATCGCCGGGCTCGGCGCCGATTTCGAACTCACCGGAGCGTAG